The region TTGTTTTTTAGACTGTAAATGATGGGGTTTAGCACAGGAGTTAAAACACTGTACTGGATGGAGGCCACTCTGTCCAGATCCTTAAGGGACAGAGAACTTGGTTTCATGTACCGGAAAAAAGATGACAGATAAAACAAGGAAATGACAATGAGGTGGGagctgcaggtggagaaggctttgctccttcccttggctGACTGAATCTTCAGAAGGGAAGAGATGATATAAACATAAGACACAAGAGGGAGCAAGAAAGAGGTTCCACCAAAAACAAAGCTGGAAGCAAAAAGAACTGCATAATTGAAGAAGGTATCACTGCAAGTCAAACTCAAGAGGGAAGGAATTTCGCAGCTGTAGTGGCTGATTGTGTTGAGTCTACAGAATCTGAGGTTCAGCAAAGGCAATGTGTTGATCACGGCATCCAAGAAGCCCATTGCCCAGGCTCCTCCCACCAGCTGTTTGCAAAGCTGCTGTTTCATGATGGCTGAATACCGCAGTGGGTGACATATAGCGacatagcgatcataggccatcGCAGACAGAATAAAAATCTCAGCAACAGCAGAATGGATGAAGAAGAAGATCTGTGCAAGACATCCTGACACAGAAATAGTTTTCTGCTTTGCTATTAGGTTTTCCAACAGTTTGGGGACCGTGACAGAAGAACAGCAGATGTCGACAAAGGCCAGGTGACTGAGGAAGAAGAACATGGGGGTGTGGAGGCTAACTTCAGTACTGATGACCAGAATGATGGCTGAATTGCCCAATAAAGTCACCACATAGATTATGAGAAATACCAAGAATAGGAAGATCTGCACTTGTGGATCATTGGAGAGTCCCAGCAGTATAAACTCTGTTATTATGGTTTGATTCTCCATGGTGATGTACTGAAGAACTCTAACATCTCTACatggagaaaaaagaagaagcacgAAGTATATTAATATCTTAATACAGTTTATTATGAAAAATAGCATGTGTTATCCAGTTCCACTCAGGTTCACACATAAATCAATGTCACTGCATTCAGTTGTATCTGCATTCTTACTGTTCATTGTAATGCAGCGTTAGAATAATTCCACATAtcaatgtttttgttttgcatgatTCCCAATCAATCACAGCAATGTTTGCGTATTGCATGATTGTGTGGGTCATGACTGTATCATAATACATGATGCATTTTGTTTTACATTACGTATTGTATACACCAATTCTGTCTAGGCTTTGCAGATTCTTGAAGTCTATCAAAGTTGCATCCTTAAATCTTTGGAATGGTCACCACCTCTCAGtccagcctcacagggttgtttcaaggataagagagggggagagaagccATGTACACTGTCCTGAAGCTATGTGTActtcctccttggggaaagggtgaGATACACATGTGAAAAAACAGTGTACATGAAAATACACAATTACACCACTAATAAACTACTAAACAAATAAGCAAATAAGAGTATAATACACAAACAGAGCTTTCTTGTTTCTGCACcagccacatgcacacacaaatggCCATATACAAGGAAATCTGCCCAGCATTTTGAAGTATAAAACTCTTAATTTCTTATATGCCAGGTTTT is a window of Tiliqua scincoides isolate rTilSci1 chromosome 5, rTilSci1.hap2, whole genome shotgun sequence DNA encoding:
- the LOC136652810 gene encoding olfactory receptor 8S1-like; its protein translation is MENQTIITEFILLGLSNDPQVQIFLFLVFLIIYVVTLLGNSAIILVISTEVSLHTPMFFFLSHLAFVDICCSSVTVPKLLENLIAKQKTISVSGCLAQIFFFIHSAVAEIFILSAMAYDRYVAICHPLRYSAIMKQQLCKQLVGGAWAMGFLDAVINTLPLLNLRFCRLNTISHYSCEIPSLLSLTCSDTFFNYAVLFASSFVFGGTSFLLPLVSYVYIISSLLKIQSAKGRSKAFSTCSSHLIVISLFYLSSFFRYMKPSSLSLKDLDRVASIQYSVLTPVLNPIIYSLKNNEMKTSLGKLIKKLFH